Proteins encoded by one window of Sphingosinicella sp. BN140058:
- a CDS encoding DUF2493 domain-containing protein translates to MHTSLAAQLAQLELGHLRAERVQAARSTEPPDAEAVEHTLAAIWSELFALFPDTALEEDAEEIAWGLVNLFHRAAAKRSRQIDRATDEIRCLLACADGSEVHSSQLETEIERARTAEAAMLGLEAMREAAALLYARETGSSWRPAGGSRLNHGASCTSAVVDGRDFLRARGEAQRRARMPEGTPVLFAGGRLSFATELEAKTFATNVWDTLDRVRERVADLVLVHGGDSKGVDRLAAAWAEARKVPQIAFGLDRRLGQRAGFKRNEQMLSLKARCLVAFPGSGVLERLVVQAKEKNIAVVDRRGPLGTNPKHAARLAEAAA, encoded by the coding sequence ATGCATACCAGCCTTGCCGCACAGCTCGCCCAGCTCGAACTTGGCCATCTCCGCGCGGAGCGAGTCCAGGCCGCCCGGAGCACCGAGCCGCCTGACGCGGAAGCCGTCGAGCACACGCTCGCGGCGATCTGGTCCGAGCTGTTCGCCCTGTTCCCGGACACCGCGCTTGAGGAGGATGCCGAGGAGATCGCCTGGGGCCTCGTCAACCTGTTCCATCGTGCCGCCGCCAAGCGCAGCCGCCAGATCGACCGGGCGACAGACGAGATCCGATGCCTGCTCGCCTGCGCCGACGGCTCGGAAGTCCATTCGAGCCAGCTCGAAACTGAGATCGAGCGTGCACGCACCGCCGAGGCCGCGATGCTGGGCCTAGAGGCGATGCGGGAGGCCGCGGCCCTGCTTTATGCCCGCGAGACCGGCTCCTCCTGGCGTCCCGCGGGCGGCTCGCGCCTGAACCACGGCGCTTCCTGCACCTCGGCCGTCGTCGACGGCCGCGACTTCCTTCGAGCACGCGGCGAGGCCCAGCGCCGGGCCCGCATGCCCGAGGGCACGCCGGTCCTGTTCGCTGGCGGGCGGCTGTCCTTCGCCACCGAGCTGGAGGCGAAGACGTTCGCCACCAACGTCTGGGACACGCTCGACAGGGTACGCGAACGCGTCGCCGACTTGGTCCTCGTCCACGGCGGGGACAGCAAGGGCGTCGATCGCCTGGCAGCAGCCTGGGCCGAGGCGCGCAAGGTGCCGCAGATCGCGTTCGGGCTCGACAGACGCCTTGGCCAGCGTGCCGGGTTCAAGCGCAACGAGCAGATGCTGTCGTTGAAGGCCCGCTGCCTCGTCGCTTTTCCCGGCAGCGGCGTGCTCGAGCGCTTGGTCGTGCAGGCCAAGGAGAAGAACATCGCCGTCGTCGATCGCCGCGGTCCGCTCGGCACCAACCCAAAGCATGCGGCGCGGCTCGCCGAAGCTGCGGCCTGA
- a CDS encoding ArdC family protein, translating into MRNKTAKSGSSLYAEVTERIIRELEAGRLPWVQPWDSGACGPAMPHNGGTGRPYSGINVLILWSAVIEGGYCSQRWLTFRQALALGGHVRKGETGTIVCYADRFTPRDEAEKARDEDREARAVAFLKRFVVFNVDQCDGLPKEVAGAPEPRGERETLPHAEALIAATGADIRVGGGLAFYAPDLDFVQVPPQLYYGDQINWYRTVLHELGHWTGHPTRLGRDQSGWLDRAAYAREELVAELTSAFTCASLSIQPTVRHADYIGAWLEVLHGDDKAIFRAASAASKAADYLLAFRPDEGERS; encoded by the coding sequence ATGCGAAACAAGACGGCAAAGAGCGGCTCGAGCCTCTATGCGGAGGTCACCGAGCGCATAATCCGGGAGCTCGAGGCAGGGCGGCTGCCTTGGGTTCAGCCGTGGGACAGCGGCGCCTGCGGACCGGCGATGCCGCACAATGGGGGCACCGGACGGCCTTATTCCGGCATCAACGTGCTGATCCTGTGGTCTGCCGTGATCGAAGGTGGCTATTGCTCGCAGCGCTGGCTGACCTTCCGGCAGGCGCTCGCGCTCGGCGGCCATGTCCGCAAGGGCGAGACGGGTACGATCGTCTGCTATGCCGACCGGTTCACGCCACGGGACGAGGCCGAAAAGGCACGCGACGAGGATCGGGAGGCGAGGGCGGTTGCGTTTCTGAAGCGCTTCGTCGTCTTCAATGTCGACCAATGCGACGGGCTCCCGAAGGAGGTGGCGGGTGCGCCGGAACCACGCGGTGAACGCGAGACTTTACCTCATGCCGAGGCGCTCATCGCCGCCACCGGAGCCGATATACGGGTCGGTGGCGGGCTTGCTTTCTACGCGCCTGACCTCGATTTCGTGCAGGTTCCCCCGCAGCTTTATTATGGCGACCAGATCAATTGGTACCGGACCGTGCTGCACGAACTCGGTCACTGGACGGGACATCCGACCCGGCTCGGCCGCGACCAGAGCGGCTGGCTCGACCGGGCTGCTTATGCCCGTGAGGAACTGGTCGCCGAGCTGACCAGCGCTTTCACCTGCGCGTCGCTGTCGATCCAGCCGACCGTCCGCCATGCCGATTATATCGGCGCCTGGCTCGAGGTGCTGCATGGCGACGACAAGGCGATTTTCCGAGCGGCGAGCGCGGCAAGTAAGGCAGCCGATTACCTGCTCGCCTTCAGGCCGGATGAAGGAGAGCGGTCATGA
- a CDS encoding sigma factor-like helix-turn-helix DNA-binding protein, which produces MTGQAKLLACLEAALETMPARTREVFLLHRVADLAYPEIADRLGIDADIVEREVAEAILHLDIELSRMMQEEEA; this is translated from the coding sequence ATGACCGGCCAAGCAAAACTGCTCGCCTGTCTCGAAGCGGCTCTGGAGACGATGCCGGCACGAACGCGGGAGGTGTTCCTGCTGCATCGTGTCGCGGATCTTGCCTATCCCGAGATAGCGGACCGGCTCGGGATCGATGCCGACATCGTGGAGCGGGAGGTCGCTGAGGCGATCCTGCACCTTGATATCGAGCTGAGCAGGATGATGCAGGAGGAGGAGGCGTGA
- a CDS encoding nucleotidyltransferase and HEPN domain-containing protein: protein MRTDVDHLPPAKQRELERVVRILFEEFEEATGLATQDWKKKGRILKIILYGSYARGGWVDEPHTAKGYQSDYDLLIIVSDKRLVDRVEYWAKAEERLIRELSITKTLRTPVNFIVHTLQEVNDGLAHGRYFFMDVARDGIALYQSDDTELHTPKPKTPGQALAMAREYFEEWMPSAMSRFKLARYAMADRLLKDAAFDLHQTAERLYHCVLLVCTFYTPHVHNLAFLRTQAERIDRRLVYIWPQDSRRERAMFEKLKDAYVKARYSRHYRITEEELAWLGEQVEELGRVVHVICSERIQSLEQSAAA from the coding sequence ATGCGCACCGACGTGGATCATCTGCCGCCAGCCAAGCAGCGCGAGCTCGAACGCGTGGTGCGGATCCTGTTCGAGGAGTTCGAGGAAGCGACCGGGCTGGCCACCCAGGACTGGAAGAAGAAGGGGCGGATCCTCAAGATCATCCTCTACGGCTCCTACGCGCGCGGCGGCTGGGTGGACGAGCCGCACACCGCGAAGGGCTATCAGTCGGATTACGATCTGCTGATCATCGTCAGCGACAAGCGTCTGGTCGACCGTGTCGAATATTGGGCCAAGGCCGAGGAACGGTTGATCCGCGAGCTCTCTATCACGAAGACGCTGCGGACGCCCGTCAACTTCATCGTCCACACCCTCCAGGAGGTGAATGACGGGCTCGCCCATGGTCGCTATTTCTTCATGGATGTCGCTCGCGACGGGATCGCTCTCTACCAGAGCGACGACACAGAATTGCACACGCCCAAGCCGAAAACGCCGGGGCAGGCGCTCGCCATGGCACGAGAATATTTCGAGGAGTGGATGCCATCCGCGATGAGCCGGTTCAAGCTCGCGAGATACGCGATGGCAGATCGTCTACTGAAGGACGCTGCTTTCGACCTCCATCAAACTGCCGAGCGTCTTTATCACTGTGTGCTGCTCGTCTGCACTTTCTACACGCCGCATGTGCACAATCTGGCGTTCCTGCGCACGCAGGCTGAGCGGATCGACCGACGGCTGGTCTACATCTGGCCGCAGGACAGCCGTCGCGAACGGGCGATGTTCGAGAAGCTCAAGGACGCCTATGTGAAGGCGCGTTACTCCCGCCATTACCGCATCACCGAAGAGGAGCTTGCCTGGCTCGGTGAGCAGGTGGAAGAGCTCGGGCGGGTCGTGCACGTCATCTGCTCGGAGCGGATCCAGAGCCTGGAGCAGAGCGCCGCCGCCTGA